The Numenius arquata unplaced genomic scaffold, bNumArq3.hap1.1 HAP1_SCAFFOLD_154, whole genome shotgun sequence genome includes a region encoding these proteins:
- the LOC141478519 gene encoding olfactory receptor 14I1-like — protein sequence MSNGTFIPQFLLLAFADTWELQLLHFGLFLGIYLAALLGNALIITAIACDHRLHTPMYFFLLNLSVLDLGSISTTIPKLIANFLWDSRAISYAGCAAQVFLLVFLMSAELCLLTIMSYDRYVAICQPLHYGTLLGSRACVHMAAAAWGSGFLNALLHTANTFSLPLCQGNVLDQFFCEIPQILKLSCSHSYLREFGLLVLTVCLVFGCFVFIVVSYVQIFRAVLRIPSEQGRHKAFSTCLPHLAVVSLFISTGTFACLKPPSISSPSLDLMVAVVYSLVPPVLNPLIYSMKNKEIKDALWKVILPVYFSRNKSSISLHR from the coding sequence ATGTCCAATGGCACCTTCAtcccccagttcctcctcctggcattcgcagacacatgggagctgcagctcttgcacttcgggctcttcctgggcatctacctggctgccctcctgggaaacgcactcatcatcaccgccatcgcctgtgaccaccgcctccacacccccatgtacttcttcctcctcaacctctccgttcttgacctgggctccatctccaccactatcCCCAAATTGATAGCAAATTTCCTCTGGGactccagggccatctcctatgcaggatgtgctgcccaggtctttctgttggtttttttaatgtcagcagaactctgtcttctcaccatcatgtcctacgaccgctacgttgccatctgccaacccctgcactacgggaccctcctgggcagcagagcttgtgtccacatggcagcagctgcctggggcagtgggtttctcaatgctctcctgcacacggccaatacattttccctacccctctgccagggcaatgtcctggaccagttcttctgtgaaatcccccagatcctcaagctctcctgctcacactcctacctcagggaatttGGGCTTCTTGTGCTTACTGTCTGTttagtgtttggttgttttgtgttcattgtggtgtcctatgtgcagatcttcagggccgtgctgaggatcccctctgagcagggacggcacaaagccttttccacgtgcctccctcacctggccgtggtctccctgtttatcagcactggcacatttgcctgcctgaagcccccctccatctcctccccatccctggatctgatggtggctgttgtgtactcactggtgcctccagtactgaaccccctcatctacagcatgaagaACAAGGAGATCAAGGATGCCCTGTGGAAAGTGATTCTGCCAGTGTACTTCAGCAGGAATAAGTCTTCCATCTCTCTTCACAGGTGA
- the LOC141478518 gene encoding olfactory receptor 14J1-like, producing GNALIITAIACDHRLHTPMYFFLLNLSVLDLGSISTTVPKSLAVSLWESRAISYWGCVAQLLFFFFFITTEYCLLTVMSYDRYVAICQPLHYGTLLGSRACVHMAAAAWGSGFLNALLHTANTFSLPLCQGNVLDQFFCEIPQILKLSCSHSYLREVGLVVVSACLAFGCFVFIVVSYVQIFRAVLRIPSEQGRHKAFSTCLPHLAVVSLFVSTAVFAYLKPSSISSPYLDLVVAVLYSVLPPAVNPLIYSMRNKELKDAIRRVISWTFSKSDKFATSPHQ from the coding sequence ggaaacgcactcatcatcaccgccatcgcctgtgaccaccgcctccacacccccatgtacttcttcctcctcaacctctctgttcttgacctgggctccatctccaccactgtccccaaatctcttgcagtttccctctgggaatccagggccatctcctactggggatgtgtggcccagctcttgttctttttcttctttatcacaacagagtattgtcttctcactgtcatgtcctacgaccgctacgttgccatctgccaacccctgcactacgggaccctcctgggcagcagagcttgtgtccacatggcagcagctgcctggggcagtgggtttctcaatgctctcctgcacacggccaatacattttccctacccctctgccagggcaatgtcctggaccagttcttctgtgaaatcccccagatcctcaagctctcctgctcacactcctacctcagggaagttgggcttgttgtggtcagtgcctgtttagcatttgggtgttttgttttcattgtggtgtcctatgtgcagatcttcagggccgtgctgaggatcccctctgagcagggacggcacaaagccttttccacgtgcctccctcacctggccgtggtctccctctttgtcagcactgcagtgtttgcctacctgaagccctcctccatctcctctccatacctggatctggtggtggctgttctgtactcagtgcttcctccagctgtgaaccccctcatctacagcatgagaaacaaagagctcaaggatgccattaggagggtgatttcatggaccttctccaagagcgACAAATTTGCTACGTCTCCCcaccaatga